In a single window of the Actinomycetota bacterium genome:
- a CDS encoding ROK family protein, with amino-acid sequence MDDSAAAAPAQRNPRELALAIDIGGTKIAAGLATRQGDLVDRDQVHTARDLSGDGLFDSLAEMVEKLLDRAAGRDLGKVVTVGVGCAGPITREAESVSPLNIHAWRSFPLRARLRELTDRPVYGDLDAKAYALAEGWLGAARGRSSFLAMVVSTGVGGGIVLDGQLLDGASGNAGHIGHMIVVPQGRRCACGSRGCLEAEASGLAIEAITGRPPTAPSYEIMQRTGRLVGLAVASVCNLLDLDLAVVGGSVAFGFGATFFHAAQEVIDEHSRLEFSRSARITPGRLGDRGPLVGAAAVAWRGHNRNSVF; translated from the coding sequence ATGGACGACTCGGCAGCGGCCGCACCGGCGCAGCGGAACCCGAGGGAGCTGGCGCTCGCGATCGACATCGGGGGCACGAAGATCGCCGCCGGGCTGGCCACGCGCCAGGGTGATCTGGTCGACCGCGACCAGGTGCACACCGCACGCGACCTGAGCGGCGACGGCCTGTTCGACAGCCTCGCCGAGATGGTCGAGAAGCTCCTCGATCGTGCCGCCGGCCGCGACCTCGGCAAGGTGGTGACGGTCGGTGTGGGGTGCGCGGGGCCGATCACGCGCGAGGCGGAATCGGTGTCGCCGCTCAACATCCACGCCTGGCGGTCGTTCCCGCTGCGCGCCCGCCTGCGCGAGCTCACCGACCGGCCGGTGTACGGCGACCTCGACGCGAAGGCCTATGCGCTCGCCGAGGGCTGGCTGGGCGCCGCCCGCGGCCGGTCGAGCTTCCTCGCGATGGTGGTCAGCACCGGCGTCGGCGGGGGGATCGTGCTCGACGGCCAACTGCTCGACGGCGCCAGCGGCAACGCCGGCCACATCGGCCACATGATCGTCGTCCCCCAGGGACGGCGATGCGCTTGCGGATCGCGCGGCTGCCTCGAGGCCGAGGCGTCGGGGCTGGCGATCGAAGCGATCACCGGTCGCCCGCCGACCGCGCCGTCCTACGAGATCATGCAGCGCACGGGACGCCTGGTGGGGTTGGCGGTGGCGAGCGTGTGCAACCTGCTCGACCTCGACCTTGCCGTCGTCGGCGGCTCGGTCGCCTTCGGCTTCGGGGCGACGTTCTTCCACGCCGCGCAAGAGGTGATCGACGAACACAGCCGGCTCGAGTTCTCGCGCTCGGCGCGCATCACCCCAGGCCGGCTCGGCGATCGCGGCCCACTCGTCGGTGCCGCCGCCGTGGCCTGGCGCGGGCATAACCGGAACTCGGTGTTCTAG
- a CDS encoding alanine racemase produces the protein MTLRLTVRESAWRAHVAETAAAFPGLVPVVKGNGYGFGRTTLAAEALKISPTIAVGTVHELAGLPAGAEPVVLTPTMSPPVGLAANVVLTIGAPHHLDALCKAGWSGSVLVKVESPMLRYGRSPAEAVELAAAAREHGLDVAGFSVHPPIAGPAAQNAREIEATIAALASSVPIWTSHLDAGAYSDLCSRHSERTWRIRLGTALWHGDKRPMHLDATVLDVRAVPAGTRAGYRMVEVPGDGHLVVVAAGTAHGVHPLEGGLSPFHFARRRLALLEPPHMHTSMLFAPAAGPAAGQVPVPGDRVDVQRPLTWTLVDEVVWA, from the coding sequence ATGACGCTGCGGCTCACGGTGCGCGAGTCCGCCTGGCGGGCCCACGTCGCCGAGACCGCCGCAGCCTTCCCCGGTCTCGTTCCCGTGGTGAAGGGCAACGGCTACGGGTTCGGCCGCACCACCCTCGCTGCCGAGGCGTTGAAGATCTCGCCGACGATCGCCGTCGGCACCGTCCACGAGCTCGCCGGGCTGCCCGCCGGCGCCGAGCCGGTCGTGCTGACACCGACGATGTCGCCGCCGGTCGGCCTCGCAGCGAACGTGGTGCTCACGATCGGGGCGCCGCACCACCTCGACGCGCTCTGTAAGGCCGGCTGGAGCGGGTCGGTGCTGGTGAAGGTCGAGAGCCCGATGCTGCGCTACGGGCGCTCGCCGGCAGAGGCGGTCGAGCTGGCCGCCGCGGCCCGCGAACATGGGCTCGACGTGGCCGGGTTCTCCGTGCATCCGCCGATCGCCGGCCCGGCAGCGCAGAACGCGCGGGAGATCGAGGCGACGATCGCCGCGCTCGCTTCCTCCGTACCGATCTGGACCAGCCACCTCGATGCGGGCGCGTACTCCGACCTGTGCTCCAGGCATTCGGAGCGCACCTGGCGGATCCGCCTCGGCACTGCGCTGTGGCACGGTGACAAGCGGCCGATGCACCTCGACGCGACCGTGCTCGACGTGCGTGCCGTACCCGCCGGGACTCGGGCCGGATACCGCATGGTCGAGGTGCCCGGCGACGGCCACCTGGTGGTGGTCGCCGCCGGTACCGCCCACGGCGTGCACCCGCTCGAGGGTGGTCTCAGCCCGTTCCACTTCGCGCGCCGGCGGCTCGCGTTGCTCGAACCTCCACACATGCACACCTCGATGCTCTTCGCCCCCGCGGCAGGCCCTGCGGCCGGCCAGGTGCCCGTTCCGGGCGACCGTGTGGACGTCCAGCGCCCGCTCACCTGGACCCTCGTCGACGAAGTCGTCTGGGCCTGA
- a CDS encoding ferredoxin: protein MAGRSTRVEASTRITPRVTPHLHGHIEPDHSWPALSFEERMETAEFRVHERAHIVVDDDACHGCTTRACVVACPANLFVPTADGGILFNYEQCFECGTCYMVCNTAGAITWSYPEGGHGVVFHRT from the coding sequence ATGGCCGGCCGTTCGACGCGCGTGGAGGCGAGCACGAGGATCACCCCGCGGGTGACCCCTCATCTGCACGGTCACATCGAGCCCGACCACAGCTGGCCGGCGCTCTCGTTCGAGGAGCGGATGGAGACCGCCGAGTTCCGTGTGCACGAGCGGGCGCACATCGTCGTCGACGACGATGCCTGTCACGGGTGCACGACGCGCGCGTGCGTCGTCGCGTGTCCGGCGAACCTGTTCGTGCCCACGGCAGACGGAGGCATTCTCTTCAACTACGAGCAGTGCTTCGAGTGCGGCACCTGCTACATGGTGTGCAACACCGCCGGCGCGATCACGTGGAGCTATCCAGAGGGTGGCCATGGTGTCGTCTTCCACCGCACCTGA
- a CDS encoding mycofactocin-associated electron transfer flavoprotein beta subunit, whose amino-acid sequence MAPPDGPEVFACVKWVAPTPEADERFAGISPADQAALEWALQSAEAMGGRLTVVCAGSPAAEAALRDALAVGATRAVRIDVPHGLDSARVAAALRGALGGASLVWCGDHSLDRGTGSVPAYLAAHLGVAQALGVLHVSLAGDGPLEVLRRLDGGRRERLRVHAPAVVSVEGGTARLRRAPLGSALAANAATVTVLPGPTALELVPPALRPYRPRARVLPAPAAETALGRIRELTMAGKAASHGETLEAPPKEAARRILAALAEWGYRS is encoded by the coding sequence GTGGCGCCACCGGACGGTCCCGAAGTGTTCGCCTGCGTGAAGTGGGTGGCTCCCACTCCGGAGGCCGACGAGCGCTTCGCGGGGATCTCCCCCGCCGACCAGGCCGCGTTGGAGTGGGCGCTGCAGTCGGCCGAGGCGATGGGTGGCCGGCTGACCGTGGTCTGCGCCGGGTCACCTGCCGCCGAGGCGGCGCTGCGTGACGCGCTTGCCGTCGGCGCGACCCGCGCGGTGCGCATCGACGTGCCCCACGGACTGGACAGCGCCCGCGTCGCTGCCGCGTTGCGTGGTGCGCTGGGCGGCGCATCGCTCGTCTGGTGCGGTGACCACTCGCTCGATCGCGGCACCGGGTCGGTCCCCGCCTACCTCGCCGCACACCTGGGCGTGGCCCAGGCGCTCGGCGTGTTGCACGTCTCGCTCGCCGGCGACGGACCACTCGAGGTGCTGCGCCGCCTGGACGGAGGACGTCGCGAGCGCTTGCGCGTCCACGCGCCAGCCGTGGTGTCCGTCGAAGGGGGCACCGCCCGCCTGCGACGGGCACCGCTCGGGTCGGCCCTCGCCGCGAACGCGGCGACCGTCACCGTGCTACCCGGCCCTACGGCGCTGGAACTGGTCCCACCGGCGCTGCGGCCCTACCGCCCCCGCGCGCGCGTGCTGCCCGCTCCCGCCGCGGAGACGGCTCTCGGGCGGATCCGTGAGCTGACCATGGCCGGCAAGGCGGCGAGCCACGGCGAGACGTTGGAGGCACCGCCGAAGGAGGCCGCGCGGCGCATCCTTGCCGCGCTGGCGGAGTGGGGCTACCGGTCCTGA
- the mftF gene encoding mycofactocin biosynthesis glycosyltransferase MftF (Members of this protein family, MftF, are glycosyltransferases, members of PF00535 (glycosyl transferase family 2). The encoding gene is found as part of the mycofactocin cassette, in Mycobacterium tuberculosis, many other Actinobacteria, and occasional members of other lineages. Mycofactocin itself, a putative redox carrier, is a heavily modified derivative of the C-terminal Val-Tyr dipeptide of the mycofactocin precursor MftA (TIGR03969).), which yields MVDRSWTRPEHGDVVVAGSPLRLFRLGPAGVRVVEAIERGEPCPSGHEPLTDRLVDAGAVHPLPGPARAYGAGEVTAVIPVHDEDRAVLAALVGRLGALGEVVVVDDASTEPVGELAGARVVRLHRNRGPAAARNAALGAVRTAVALFLDADTEPPDGDWLGPLLAHLDDERVGLVAPRVLSVGAPGVLGAFDAARSPLDLGPHPARIRPGTRVSYVPAAALLVRLEALASIGGFDEALRYGEDVDLVWRLVEAGWACRYEPAVSVGHRPRRNLAAFARQRYSYGTSAAPLARRHPGALAPARVSGWSAAVWGFAATGHPLVAVTTAAATTAALARRLRNVPRPWRLALRFAGLGHVFAGRTLAAAVTRAWWPIAAVVAVRGSRRARLVVTAAALVPALVDWRERRPGVDPLRYTALALLDDAAYGWGLWRGCLTEGEIGPLLPELASWPRTPQTHNSPSKPRLQSQRRSTTATSEAPIRSTPTTR from the coding sequence GTGGTGGACCGCTCCTGGACGCGCCCCGAGCACGGCGACGTCGTGGTCGCCGGCTCGCCGTTGCGGCTCTTCCGCCTCGGCCCGGCAGGCGTGCGCGTGGTCGAAGCGATCGAGCGAGGAGAGCCCTGCCCGTCCGGGCACGAACCGCTCACGGACCGCCTCGTCGACGCGGGGGCAGTGCACCCGCTGCCTGGGCCGGCTCGTGCCTACGGCGCGGGTGAGGTGACGGCGGTGATCCCCGTGCACGACGAGGACCGCGCCGTGCTGGCCGCGCTCGTCGGACGGCTGGGCGCTCTGGGCGAAGTGGTGGTCGTCGACGACGCCTCCACCGAGCCGGTCGGTGAGCTGGCCGGTGCGCGTGTGGTTCGCCTTCACCGCAACCGTGGCCCGGCCGCGGCCCGCAACGCCGCGCTCGGCGCCGTGCGCACCGCTGTCGCGCTGTTCCTCGACGCGGACACCGAACCGCCCGATGGCGACTGGCTGGGTCCGCTCCTCGCCCATCTCGACGACGAGCGCGTCGGCCTCGTCGCCCCTCGTGTCCTCAGCGTCGGGGCGCCAGGCGTGCTCGGCGCGTTCGACGCCGCGCGATCGCCGCTCGACCTCGGCCCTCACCCCGCCCGCATCCGCCCGGGAACACGCGTCTCCTACGTGCCGGCGGCGGCGCTGCTGGTGCGGTTGGAAGCACTCGCCTCGATCGGTGGCTTCGACGAGGCGCTGCGCTACGGCGAGGACGTCGACCTCGTCTGGCGGCTCGTCGAAGCGGGGTGGGCGTGCCGGTACGAACCGGCGGTGTCGGTAGGCCACCGCCCACGGCGCAACCTCGCCGCCTTCGCCCGCCAGCGGTACTCGTATGGCACGTCGGCCGCTCCCCTCGCCCGGCGCCACCCGGGCGCCCTGGCGCCGGCAAGGGTCAGCGGGTGGAGCGCGGCGGTGTGGGGGTTCGCTGCCACCGGCCACCCGCTGGTGGCAGTGACGACGGCCGCGGCCACCACAGCTGCCTTAGCGCGACGACTGCGCAACGTGCCCCGCCCATGGCGACTGGCGCTGCGCTTCGCCGGACTCGGGCACGTGTTCGCCGGGCGCACCCTCGCCGCGGCGGTGACGAGGGCCTGGTGGCCCATCGCCGCCGTCGTCGCCGTGCGCGGCTCGCGCCGCGCCCGTCTGGTGGTGACGGCGGCCGCCTTGGTGCCTGCCCTCGTCGACTGGCGGGAGCGACGCCCAGGCGTCGACCCGCTCCGCTACACCGCGCTGGCCCTGCTGGACGACGCCGCGTATGGATGGGGTCTCTGGCGTGGCTGTCTCACCGAGGGCGAGATCGGCCCATTGCTGCCCGAGCTCGCCTCGTGGCCACGTACCCCTCAGACGCACAACTCGCCGTCGAAGCCACGGCTGCAGAGCCAGCGCCGTTCCACCACGGCGACGTCGGAGGCGCCGATCCGTTCGACGCCGACGACGCGGTAG
- a CDS encoding DUF418 domain-containing protein, whose product MTAPTPAEREFDHPAAPPISTGAERVIGIDVTRAVALVGVVVMNYHGYLNAGFDGEDRSFAERLFHPWDGPLSTRFAATFVLVAGIGVSMLTRRSRMSGDRAAAVDDRWRLLRRGFLLYASGYALNWIWPGTILFFYGAYFMLAAALITARDRVVALVGAVAALAAAGIAWFELERRLDGHDTSWLHPSEPDSPRNVLLRTFVDYTHPVLPWFAFFCAGILIGRHLHRLAPMRARLVGTGIGLVLVTSGIALAAPDSPRWQLLTSVNPWDRGLLYTLSALGSAIAAFGIVSVVAERWQSTPPVVALQRAGQLTLTIYVLHILVFNEIVERRGWVGPTGLDTSLALALGFWVAAIALAAWWHHRLGRGPLERVYRRFGG is encoded by the coding sequence GTGACCGCGCCTACGCCGGCGGAGCGAGAGTTCGACCACCCGGCAGCACCGCCGATCAGCACCGGTGCCGAGCGGGTGATCGGGATCGACGTCACCCGCGCCGTCGCGCTCGTCGGCGTCGTGGTGATGAACTACCACGGCTACTTGAACGCCGGCTTCGACGGCGAGGATCGCTCCTTCGCGGAGCGGCTCTTCCACCCGTGGGACGGACCGCTGTCGACGCGCTTCGCGGCCACGTTCGTACTCGTCGCCGGCATCGGGGTCTCGATGCTGACCCGGCGCAGCCGGATGTCGGGCGACCGAGCGGCGGCTGTCGACGACAGGTGGCGCCTGCTGCGGCGCGGGTTCCTCCTCTACGCGAGCGGATACGCACTGAACTGGATCTGGCCGGGGACCATCCTCTTCTTCTACGGCGCCTACTTCATGCTCGCCGCGGCGCTGATCACAGCGCGCGACCGCGTCGTCGCGCTCGTCGGCGCGGTGGCTGCCCTTGCCGCCGCCGGGATCGCGTGGTTCGAGCTGGAGCGGCGCCTCGACGGGCATGACACGAGTTGGCTGCACCCGAGCGAACCGGACTCGCCGCGCAACGTGTTGCTGCGCACGTTCGTCGACTACACGCACCCGGTGCTGCCGTGGTTCGCGTTCTTCTGCGCCGGCATCCTGATCGGGCGCCACCTGCACCGCCTCGCGCCGATGCGCGCTCGGCTGGTCGGAACCGGCATCGGGCTGGTGCTCGTCACCTCCGGCATCGCCCTGGCGGCACCGGACTCGCCGCGGTGGCAGCTGCTCACGTCGGTCAACCCGTGGGACCGCGGCCTGCTCTACACGCTCAGTGCTCTCGGGTCGGCGATCGCCGCGTTTGGCATCGTCTCCGTCGTCGCCGAGCGTTGGCAGAGCACACCGCCCGTCGTCGCGCTGCAGCGTGCCGGCCAGCTGACGTTGACGATCTACGTGCTGCACATCTTGGTGTTCAACGAGATCGTCGAGCGACGGGGCTGGGTCGGCCCGACCGGTCTCGACACCTCGCTCGCGCTGGCCCTCGGCTTCTGGGTGGCGGCGATCGCGCTGGCCGCGTGGTGGCACCATCGGCTGGGGCGCGGCCCGCTGGAGCGCGTCTACCGCCGGTTCGGCGGCTGA
- a CDS encoding sigma-70 family RNA polymerase sigma factor — protein MEAERTSLQYDGFFRDEHVKLVALGIALTGSREAAADIAQEALLRAYRAWPKVSQLERPGAWTRRVAINLATDAQRRVARERSGARAIRPDVVAAPEPPHEQFWNAVRALPERQRAAVALHYLEDLAVSDVAEILEVAEGTVKASLHAARATLARALGVEQEDEDR, from the coding sequence GTGGAAGCGGAGCGGACGTCGTTGCAGTACGACGGTTTCTTCCGCGACGAGCATGTGAAGCTCGTGGCGCTCGGGATCGCGCTCACCGGCTCCCGAGAGGCGGCCGCCGACATCGCCCAGGAAGCCCTGCTGCGCGCCTACCGGGCCTGGCCGAAGGTGTCGCAACTGGAGCGGCCGGGGGCGTGGACGCGCCGGGTGGCGATCAACCTGGCCACAGATGCCCAGCGCCGCGTGGCGAGGGAGCGCAGTGGCGCGCGGGCCATTCGTCCAGACGTCGTCGCTGCACCCGAACCGCCCCACGAGCAGTTCTGGAACGCCGTACGGGCGCTCCCCGAACGCCAGCGGGCGGCGGTCGCGCTGCACTACTTGGAGGACCTGGCGGTGTCCGACGTGGCCGAGATCCTCGAGGTTGCCGAGGGGACGGTCAAGGCGTCGCTGCATGCGGCCCGGGCAACGCTCGCCCGCGCGCTCGGGGTCGAACAGGAGGACGAAGATCGATGA
- a CDS encoding neutral zinc metallopeptidase yields the protein MTKVRKSGESAMVQDRRGAGSSGGGLSFPGLGGGGGGGLPIPTKMGGGLIGLLVLAAAIFLPKLLGGGGTNSGVGLTPDGGSSNGGNATCESELEQVLCGAVEDVNAFWTDQFPTSFSRDFEPAQTVFFSGGTNTGCGQASAQTGPFYCPADSLVYFDLDFLVQLQDQFGAQGDLAAQYIVAHEYGHHVQNLLGINDQVRQAQQNDPGRANEYSVALELQADCMAGVWVHDVAQRGLLDNASEVNEALNAAAAVGDDRIQEQTQGRSDPETFTHGTSQQRQDWFNRGFTTGDPNRCNTFDEIL from the coding sequence ATGACGAAGGTTCGCAAGAGCGGCGAGAGCGCGATGGTCCAGGACCGTCGCGGCGCTGGGTCGAGCGGCGGTGGCCTCTCGTTCCCCGGGCTCGGCGGCGGCGGCGGTGGGGGCTTGCCGATCCCGACGAAGATGGGCGGTGGGCTGATCGGGCTGCTCGTGCTCGCGGCCGCGATCTTCTTGCCCAAGCTGCTCGGCGGGGGAGGGACGAACAGCGGCGTCGGACTCACTCCCGACGGTGGTTCTTCGAACGGTGGCAACGCGACGTGTGAGTCCGAGCTGGAACAGGTGCTGTGCGGTGCCGTCGAGGACGTCAACGCGTTCTGGACCGATCAGTTCCCGACTTCGTTCTCGCGCGACTTCGAGCCTGCCCAGACGGTGTTCTTCAGCGGTGGCACGAACACGGGCTGTGGCCAGGCGTCGGCCCAGACCGGGCCGTTCTACTGCCCGGCCGACAGCCTGGTGTACTTCGACCTCGACTTCCTCGTGCAGCTGCAAGATCAGTTCGGCGCGCAGGGTGACCTCGCCGCGCAGTACATCGTCGCCCACGAGTACGGCCACCACGTCCAGAACCTGCTCGGCATCAACGATCAGGTGCGGCAGGCGCAGCAGAACGACCCCGGCCGCGCGAACGAGTACTCGGTGGCGCTCGAACTCCAGGCCGACTGCATGGCCGGGGTGTGGGTCCACGACGTCGCGCAGCGCGGGCTGCTCGACAACGCGAGCGAGGTGAACGAAGCGCTCAACGCGGCGGCAGCCGTCGGCGACGACCGGATCCAGGAGCAGACACAGGGCCGCTCCGATCCCGAGACGTTCACGCACGGCACCAGCCAGCAGCGCCAAGACTGGTTCAATCGTGGCTTCACCACGGGTGACCCGAACCGCTGCAACACGTTCGACGAGATCCTGTAG
- the mftE gene encoding mycofactocin biosynthesis peptidyl-dipeptidase MftE, with product MGSATWSELWDRTPRPLLAVPIGSCEQHGPHLPLDTDTRIAVALAQGLTDAFEPGDVMVAPPLTVSASGEHQGFPGTLSIGVEATELMLVELVRSADWSAGVVFVNGHAGNDAPVRRAVSRLEAEGRRAMAWWPRVRGGDAHAGETETSLMLAIAPDLVRAERTAGRTEPLADLIEELRANGVRPVSPNGVLGDPREASDVHGRALLTRLVVDLVAAVDEWWR from the coding sequence TTGGGCTCGGCGACGTGGTCGGAGCTGTGGGACCGCACGCCGCGCCCGCTGCTCGCCGTTCCCATCGGCTCGTGCGAGCAGCACGGACCGCACCTGCCGCTCGACACGGACACCAGGATCGCGGTCGCCCTGGCCCAGGGCCTGACCGACGCCTTCGAACCCGGCGACGTGATGGTCGCTCCTCCCCTCACGGTGAGCGCGAGCGGCGAGCACCAGGGCTTTCCGGGCACGCTTTCGATCGGTGTCGAAGCGACCGAGCTGATGCTCGTCGAGCTCGTCCGCTCCGCCGACTGGAGCGCCGGCGTGGTGTTCGTGAATGGCCATGCGGGCAACGACGCTCCGGTGCGACGCGCCGTCAGCAGGTTGGAAGCCGAGGGGCGCCGGGCGATGGCCTGGTGGCCTCGCGTGCGCGGTGGTGACGCCCATGCCGGCGAGACGGAGACCTCGCTGATGCTGGCCATCGCACCCGACCTGGTCCGCGCCGAACGCACGGCGGGGCGCACCGAGCCGCTGGCCGACCTGATCGAAGAGCTACGCGCGAACGGAGTGCGCCCGGTCTCGCCGAACGGCGTGCTCGGCGATCCGCGAGAAGCGAGCGATGTGCACGGTCGAGCGCTGCTGACCCGGCTCGTGGTCGACCTGGTCGCCGCCGTCGACGAGTGGTGGCGGTGA
- a CDS encoding DUF4395 domain-containing protein — protein sequence MRRLPRFPNPVNETSARLVAAGVVLQAVAFLVVREWWLLVPLAYGFVARVVAGPAFSPLGLFVTKAVTPRLAMQHRFVAGPPKRFAQGIGAAFSVGALLAWAFGAVGLAMALIAGLAVAAFLEAAFALCLGCIAFAQLMRAGVIPDAVCVECADISARLVQSPSR from the coding sequence ATGCGGCGTCTGCCCCGTTTCCCGAACCCCGTCAACGAGACCTCCGCCCGCCTGGTGGCCGCCGGAGTGGTGCTGCAAGCGGTCGCCTTCCTCGTCGTGCGGGAGTGGTGGCTGCTGGTGCCCCTCGCGTACGGCTTCGTCGCGCGCGTCGTCGCCGGCCCGGCCTTCAGCCCGCTCGGCCTCTTCGTCACGAAGGCGGTCACGCCGCGGTTGGCGATGCAGCACCGCTTCGTCGCCGGGCCGCCGAAGCGCTTCGCGCAGGGGATCGGTGCCGCGTTCTCGGTGGGGGCGCTCCTCGCGTGGGCGTTCGGCGCGGTGGGCCTCGCCATGGCCCTGATCGCCGGCCTCGCCGTGGCCGCGTTCTTGGAGGCCGCGTTCGCCCTGTGCCTCGGCTGCATCGCCTTCGCCCAACTGATGCGCGCCGGGGTGATCCCGGACGCGGTGTGCGTCGAGTGCGCCGACATCTCGGCGCGCCTCGTGCAGTCTCCTTCTCGCTGA
- a CDS encoding PQQ-binding-like beta-propeller repeat protein, with protein sequence MQGLLTFRGNPTRSFMGTGPVPRTRPEVLWRYPPDGRAMCAESSEYGEIRTWCGTGWTGQPAVFERDGRTWVVFGAYDRAVHFVDAATGLDILPPFPTGDLAKGTVTVDPDGYPLVYAGSRDNRLRIIAIDGPAPRELWSLDGRTADRRWNDDWDAAPLVVGGHLIEGGENSWFVGYELHRGYGADGLVTVAPEPAFRVPGFDDELLSAVGDNRVSLESSVSMSGDIAYLNSSGGLLQGWDLTPLRTGEGQVTRVFRFWTGDDGDATVVTDDGGYLYVGVEVDRDTARGRELGQMLKVDPRLDDPVVWSVDVHGGPDTGTWSTPAVVGDLVVWPTKPGTVYGLDRATGEIRWTLDLPWGMLSSPAVVDGVLVVGDAGGVLHAYDLGGGGGAPVELWRVELGGNIESTPAVWQGRVYVGTRGGFVYAVGENTP encoded by the coding sequence GTGCAGGGTCTGCTCACGTTCCGCGGCAATCCGACGCGCAGCTTCATGGGCACCGGTCCCGTTCCGCGAACCCGGCCCGAGGTGCTGTGGCGCTACCCACCGGACGGGCGGGCGATGTGCGCCGAGTCGAGCGAGTACGGGGAGATCCGTACGTGGTGCGGCACCGGCTGGACGGGCCAGCCGGCGGTGTTCGAGCGAGACGGTCGCACGTGGGTGGTCTTCGGTGCGTACGACCGGGCGGTGCACTTCGTCGACGCGGCAACCGGCCTCGACATCCTCCCTCCGTTCCCCACCGGCGATCTGGCCAAAGGCACGGTGACGGTCGACCCGGACGGGTACCCCCTCGTCTACGCGGGCTCGCGCGACAACCGGCTGCGGATCATCGCCATCGACGGCCCGGCGCCGCGCGAACTCTGGTCGCTCGACGGCCGCACCGCCGACCGGCGCTGGAACGACGACTGGGACGCGGCGCCGCTCGTCGTCGGCGGGCACCTGATCGAGGGTGGGGAGAACTCGTGGTTCGTCGGCTACGAGCTGCACCGCGGCTACGGCGCCGACGGTCTCGTCACCGTCGCCCCCGAGCCCGCCTTCCGGGTGCCGGGCTTCGACGACGAGCTGCTGTCAGCCGTCGGGGACAACCGCGTCAGCCTGGAGTCGTCGGTGAGCATGAGCGGCGACATCGCGTACCTCAACTCCTCCGGCGGGCTGCTGCAGGGTTGGGACCTGACGCCGCTGCGCACCGGGGAGGGTCAGGTGACTCGGGTGTTCCGCTTCTGGACGGGAGACGACGGCGACGCCACCGTCGTCACCGACGACGGTGGCTACCTGTACGTCGGTGTGGAGGTCGACCGCGACACCGCGCGTGGACGTGAGCTCGGCCAGATGCTGAAGGTCGACCCCCGCCTGGACGACCCCGTGGTCTGGTCGGTCGACGTCCACGGCGGCCCGGACACGGGAACGTGGAGCACGCCGGCCGTGGTCGGCGATCTCGTCGTGTGGCCGACCAAGCCGGGCACCGTGTACGGACTCGACCGCGCCACCGGCGAGATCCGGTGGACGCTCGACCTGCCGTGGGGGATGCTGTCTTCGCCTGCCGTCGTCGATGGTGTGCTCGTCGTCGGCGACGCCGGTGGTGTGCTTCACGCTTACGACCTGGGCGGCGGCGGTGGTGCACCGGTGGAACTGTGGCGCGTCGAGCTCGGCGGCAACATCGAGTCCACGCCGGCGGTGTGGCAGGGGCGGGTGTACGTCGGCACCCGCGGAGGCTTCGTCTACGCAGTGGGGGAGAACACACCGTGA